From the genome of Calidithermus timidus DSM 17022, one region includes:
- a CDS encoding FAD-dependent oxidoreductase, which translates to MDYQVLIVGGGFSGSEAAYALARRGVRVGLLTQSLDTVYLPFTPLSEPGPAGSLMAEVGAVGMKGWELHAKAKYRLEAQPQLHLFQSSATRLVLEGRRVVGVETWEGPRRTASRVVLALGSFLMPQLAIGEVVEEAGRLSEAAYPDLYENLLTLGFSFIDQHAEVAAQDGTPGYSVRYKSFAPAEWEVESFRLRRLEGLYGLGLCVLGQGTYARMASEGLRLAENFAVELG; encoded by the coding sequence ATGGATTATCAGGTACTCATCGTCGGAGGGGGTTTCTCCGGCTCGGAAGCTGCTTACGCCCTGGCTCGCCGGGGGGTGCGGGTGGGCCTGCTAACCCAGAGCCTGGACACGGTCTATCTGCCCTTCACCCCCCTCTCTGAACCCGGTCCTGCGGGAAGCCTCATGGCCGAGGTTGGGGCGGTGGGCATGAAGGGCTGGGAACTGCACGCAAAGGCCAAGTACCGCCTCGAGGCCCAGCCTCAGCTCCACCTCTTCCAATCCTCGGCCACCCGGCTCGTCCTCGAGGGTCGGCGGGTGGTGGGGGTGGAAACCTGGGAAGGTCCCAGGCGCACGGCCTCTCGAGTGGTGCTGGCACTGGGGAGTTTCCTCATGCCCCAACTCGCCATCGGCGAGGTGGTGGAGGAGGCCGGGAGACTCTCCGAAGCCGCCTACCCCGACCTCTACGAGAACCTGCTGACCCTGGGCTTTTCGTTCATCGATCAGCACGCCGAGGTCGCGGCCCAAGACGGAACGCCGGGCTACAGCGTGCGCTACAAGAGCTTTGCTCCTGCGGAGTGGGAAGTAGAAAGCTTCAGGCTAAGGCGGCTCGAGGGGCTCTACGGCCTGGGCCTGTGCGTGCTGGGGCAGGGCACCTACGCCCGCATGGCCTCAGAGGGCCTGCGCCTGGCGGAGAATTTTGCGGTCGAGCTGGGATAG